The following are from one region of the Nostoc cf. commune SO-36 genome:
- a CDS encoding AAA family ATPase — MNFREEFKLLLRARYPLIYIPTYEEERVEAAIREEATNQGNRPVYTWDFVDGYQGNPNDVGFGRRNPLQALEFIEKLPASAPAVLILRDYHRFLDDVAIARKLRNLSRLLKSQPKNIVLLSPRIAIPDDLTEVLTVVEFPLPAAAEIKTEVERLLQSTGNSLSGKVLDDLVLSCQGLSMERIRRVLAKAIATHGELRPEDVDLVLEEKRQTIRQTQILDFYPATEQISDIGGLDNLKDWLIRRGGSFTDKARQYGLPHPRGLMLVGIQGTGKSLTAKAIAHHWHLPLLRLDVGRLFGGLVGESESRTRQMIQVAEALAPCILWIDEIDKAFAGLGSKGDAGTASRVFGTFITWLAEKSSPVFVVATANDIQALPPEMLRKGRFDEIFFVGLPTQEERKAIYDVHLSRLRPHNLKSYDIDRLAYETPDFSGAEIEQTLIEAMHIGFSQNRDFANDDILEAASQIIPLARTAVEQIQQLQEWAAAGRARLASKHSPLSDRLRRST; from the coding sequence ATGAACTTTCGTGAAGAGTTTAAACTGCTGCTACGTGCCCGCTACCCCTTGATTTATATTCCCACTTATGAAGAAGAACGGGTAGAAGCAGCTATCCGGGAAGAAGCAACCAACCAGGGTAATCGCCCAGTGTATACTTGGGATTTTGTCGATGGCTACCAGGGGAACCCCAATGATGTGGGGTTTGGGCGACGTAACCCATTGCAAGCTTTAGAATTTATCGAAAAATTACCAGCTTCCGCACCTGCGGTATTGATTTTACGAGATTATCATCGCTTTTTAGATGATGTTGCGATCGCACGCAAACTCCGCAACCTATCACGACTCCTCAAGTCGCAACCAAAAAATATTGTCCTACTATCACCACGTATCGCCATCCCTGACGATTTAACCGAAGTTTTGACAGTCGTGGAGTTTCCCTTACCTGCCGCCGCAGAAATTAAAACTGAGGTGGAACGCTTGCTACAAAGTACTGGTAACTCACTTTCTGGCAAAGTTTTAGATGATTTGGTGCTATCTTGTCAAGGACTTTCGATGGAACGGATTCGGCGGGTTTTGGCAAAGGCGATCGCTACCCACGGAGAATTGCGACCAGAAGACGTGGATCTCGTTTTGGAAGAAAAGCGCCAAACTATCCGCCAAACCCAAATTTTGGACTTCTACCCCGCCACGGAGCAAATTTCTGATATCGGCGGACTGGATAACTTGAAAGACTGGCTAATTCGTCGGGGAGGCTCATTTACTGATAAGGCGCGACAGTACGGATTACCGCACCCCCGTGGTTTAATGTTGGTGGGTATTCAAGGAACTGGTAAATCGTTAACAGCAAAAGCGATCGCTCATCACTGGCATTTACCCTTGCTACGTCTGGATGTGGGAAGGTTATTTGGTGGTTTGGTGGGTGAATCAGAATCTCGGACTCGGCAAATGATCCAAGTAGCTGAAGCCCTTGCCCCCTGTATTTTGTGGATTGATGAAATAGATAAAGCCTTTGCTGGACTTGGTAGCAAAGGTGATGCCGGAACAGCCAGCCGTGTGTTTGGTACTTTTATTACTTGGCTAGCTGAAAAAAGCTCACCCGTATTTGTCGTCGCCACCGCTAACGACATCCAAGCTTTACCGCCAGAAATGTTGCGTAAGGGGCGATTTGATGAAATTTTCTTTGTGGGATTGCCTACCCAAGAAGAGAGAAAAGCAATTTATGATGTTCATTTATCCCGACTGCGCCCCCATAACTTGAAAAGTTATGACATCGACAGATTAGCTTATGAGACACCCGATTTTTCTGGGGCAGAGATTGAGCAAACTTTAATTGAAGCGATGCATATTGGATTTAGCCAAAATCGAGACTTTGCTAATGACGACATTTTAGAAGCAGCCAGTCAGATCATCCCCTTGGCGCGAACTGCCGTAGAGCAAATTCAGCAACTCCAAGAATGGGCTGCTGCGGGGAGAGCGCGTTTAGCATCTAAACACAGTCCTTTGAGCGATCGCCTCCGGCGCAGTACGTGA
- a CDS encoding transposase produces the protein MLSPVFDAFVEASPVSVMMRVLMENIFNSWRMNQIFETASVRQYSQELLFSSLVDLMSLVVCGMYPSVHAAYQKKAVEVSVSATALYNKLQRIELPVSRALVHETASDLQELLHLLNVERPSPLGKQYRLRIVDGSCLAGTERRLAALRPHAAKPLPGKTIAILDPGTKLVVDVIPCEDGHSQERSKFHQVLAQVQPQQVWIADRNFCTAGFLHTIAKLGAFFVIRQHGGLGYEPVGELQPVGLCQAGTVFEQKVEIVHEGGTFQCRRIVIKLTRPTRDQEWEIAIFTNLPPTNADGVLVAELYQGRWSVETLFQTVTQNFHGEIETLAYPKAALFSYCMALSAYNLLATIKAVLGSVHGVDKIDAGLSDFYLVDDIHGIYRGMMIAIPPQHWQCFEDFTDIQMVDVLQHLATKVHLKSFRKHPRSPKKKRPPLSVDGKHPHCSTTRKLKQYKATLDAIP, from the coding sequence ATGCTATCTCCCGTATTTGATGCTTTTGTAGAAGCCAGCCCCGTGAGTGTAATGATGCGAGTCCTGATGGAGAACATTTTTAACTCCTGGCGGATGAATCAGATTTTTGAGACTGCAAGCGTTCGTCAATACTCTCAAGAGTTACTGTTTTCGAGTCTGGTGGATTTGATGAGTTTGGTGGTGTGTGGGATGTATCCATCGGTTCATGCAGCCTATCAGAAGAAGGCAGTGGAGGTAAGTGTCAGTGCAACAGCGTTATACAACAAACTGCAACGGATTGAACTTCCTGTAAGTCGAGCATTAGTCCATGAGACAGCATCCGATCTCCAGGAGTTGCTCCACCTATTGAATGTGGAACGCCCCAGTCCTTTAGGAAAACAATATCGGCTGCGGATTGTAGATGGCAGTTGTTTAGCCGGAACCGAACGCCGACTAGCAGCACTGCGCCCTCATGCAGCCAAACCATTACCCGGAAAAACAATTGCCATTCTCGACCCAGGGACAAAACTAGTGGTTGATGTGATTCCCTGTGAAGACGGTCATTCCCAAGAACGCTCCAAGTTTCATCAGGTTTTGGCACAAGTGCAACCCCAACAGGTATGGATTGCAGACCGCAACTTTTGTACCGCAGGATTTCTCCATACTATTGCGAAACTGGGAGCGTTTTTTGTGATTCGTCAACATGGGGGTTTAGGATACGAGCCTGTTGGTGAGTTACAACCTGTTGGGTTGTGCCAAGCAGGAACTGTGTTTGAACAAAAGGTGGAAATTGTCCATGAGGGAGGGACTTTTCAGTGTCGCCGTATTGTCATCAAGTTAACTCGTCCCACCCGTGACCAAGAGTGGGAAATTGCCATTTTCACCAACTTACCACCCACTAACGCCGACGGTGTTCTGGTGGCAGAACTCTATCAAGGGCGATGGAGTGTGGAAACTTTATTCCAAACCGTGACCCAAAACTTTCACGGAGAGATTGAAACCTTAGCTTATCCTAAAGCTGCCTTATTCTCCTATTGTATGGCACTGTCAGCCTACAACCTTTTAGCGACAATTAAAGCAGTTCTTGGCAGTGTACATGGGGTAGACAAAATCGACGCTGGGCTATCGGATTTTTACTTGGTAGATGACATTCACGGCATCTATCGGGGCATGATGATTGCGATTCCTCCGCAACATTGGCAATGTTTTGAGGATTTTACCGACATTCAAATGGTAGACGTTCTCCAACATCTAGCAACCAAAGTACATCTCAAATCCTTTCGTAAGCATCCCAGAAGTCCCAAAAAGAAGCGACCACCACTCTCCGTTGATGGCAAACATCCCCACTGTTCCACTACTCGAAAGCTCAAGCAATACAAAGCCACTCTTGATGCCATTCCGTAA
- a CDS encoding DUF4198 domain-containing protein: MLIKRWKELLLAVAMLPLFIQPASAHIIWFDYENGEYNLLFGHPEDGPEPYQTSKFQQATAYDSNRQILPFDINQKKDGLSLTSNSEIAALTGFFDNGYYARIGDAYQSISEQEIGQYQDVGHYLKYTKALYDWSDTLAQPFNLPLEIIALQNPLTVKPGENLKVQVLYQGKQIPDVTVEYLGKKLTGDQNGTYLVPIGDKGLQQIEASYTIASATNLSISYETGFTAQKTSVPDPSALLGLSVVGLLGLYKKRFFA, from the coding sequence ATGCTGATCAAAAGATGGAAAGAGTTGCTATTAGCAGTGGCAATGTTACCTTTGTTTATCCAACCAGCTTCAGCACATATTATTTGGTTTGACTATGAAAATGGAGAATATAACCTCTTGTTTGGTCATCCAGAAGACGGGCCTGAACCTTACCAGACATCTAAATTTCAGCAAGCTACAGCTTATGATTCTAATAGACAAATACTTCCGTTTGATATCAATCAGAAAAAAGATGGGCTATCTCTAACTTCTAATAGTGAAATCGCTGCATTAACTGGCTTTTTTGATAATGGCTATTATGCTAGGATAGGCGATGCATATCAAAGTATTTCCGAGCAAGAAATTGGACAATATCAAGATGTAGGTCATTATCTTAAGTATACTAAAGCTCTTTATGATTGGTCTGACACTTTGGCTCAACCATTCAACTTACCTTTAGAAATCATCGCATTACAGAATCCTCTTACAGTCAAACCAGGAGAAAACTTGAAAGTTCAAGTTCTTTATCAAGGAAAACAAATTCCAGATGTGACAGTAGAATACTTGGGCAAAAAGTTAACAGGTGATCAAAATGGTACTTATTTAGTTCCTATTGGTGATAAAGGATTACAACAAATAGAAGCTAGTTACACAATTGCTTCAGCCACCAACCTTAGTATTTCTTACGAAACTGGCTTTACAGCACAAAAAACTTCTGTACCTGACCCATCAGCATTACTTGGTCTTAGCGTAGTTGGATTACTGGGATTATACAAAAAAAGGTTTTTCGCCTAA